In the bacterium genome, one interval contains:
- the mtnA gene encoding S-methyl-5-thioribose-1-phosphate isomerase: MTSLPFPFPVVARDGDEVVLIDQTRLPDELAWRRCGDIPSLCRAIVELAVRGAPAIGVAAAHGLALAWTLVRREVGDDPGAILPGFRAHRAALAGTRPTAVNLFWALDRCGALAEGLAASGADAGAIEAALLAEAGAVRDEDVDMCRRLGRHGAELLPDFATVLTHCNAGGLATGGYGTAVGVVYAAREAGKSVRVYADETRPLLQGARLTAWELQNQGVEVTVLCDSAAATILREGLVDAVITGADRIAANGDAANKIGTYPLAVLADRHDVPFYIAAPASTFDPDTADGAGIAIEERDPDEVHRWRTERTTPPGVLARNPAFDVTPAELITAFITEHGVLRPPFDRSLAPVLDRPGRRA; encoded by the coding sequence ATGACCAGCCTCCCGTTCCCCTTCCCGGTCGTCGCCCGCGACGGCGACGAGGTCGTGCTCATCGATCAGACCCGGCTGCCGGACGAACTGGCGTGGCGCCGCTGCGGCGACATCCCCTCCCTGTGCCGGGCCATCGTCGAACTGGCCGTGCGGGGGGCGCCCGCCATCGGCGTGGCCGCCGCCCACGGGCTGGCCCTCGCCTGGACGCTCGTGCGGCGCGAGGTCGGCGACGACCCCGGGGCCATCCTGCCGGGATTCCGCGCCCATCGCGCGGCCCTGGCCGGCACCCGGCCCACGGCCGTGAATCTCTTCTGGGCCCTGGACCGCTGCGGCGCCCTGGCCGAGGGGTTGGCCGCGTCCGGCGCCGACGCCGGGGCCATCGAGGCCGCCCTGCTGGCCGAGGCCGGCGCCGTCCGCGACGAGGACGTCGACATGTGCCGGCGCCTGGGGCGCCACGGGGCCGAGCTGCTGCCCGACTTCGCCACCGTGCTCACCCACTGCAACGCCGGCGGCCTCGCCACCGGCGGCTACGGCACCGCCGTGGGGGTGGTGTACGCCGCCCGCGAGGCCGGCAAGTCGGTCCGGGTGTACGCCGACGAGACCCGCCCGCTGCTGCAGGGCGCCCGGCTGACGGCCTGGGAGCTGCAGAACCAGGGCGTCGAGGTGACGGTCCTCTGCGACTCCGCCGCGGCCACGATCCTGCGCGAGGGTCTCGTCGACGCCGTGATCACCGGCGCCGACCGCATCGCCGCCAACGGCGACGCCGCCAACAAGATCGGCACCTACCCGCTGGCCGTCCTGGCCGACCGCCACGACGTGCCCTTCTACATCGCGGCTCCGGCGAGCACCTTCGATCCGGACACCGCCGACGGCGCCGGCATCGCCATCGAGGAGCGCGACCCGGACGAGGTGCACCGCTGGCGCACCGAGCGCACGACGCCGCCGGGGGTGCTGGCGCGCAATCCGGCCTTCGACGTGACGCCGGCCGAGCTGATCACGGCCTTCATCACCGAGCACGGGGTGCTCCGGCCGCCCTTCGACCGCAGCCTCGCGCCGGTGCTCGACCGTCCCGGCAGGCGCGCCTAG
- the rplM gene encoding 50S ribosomal protein L13, whose translation MKTYSMKLDEIAKDWLVIDADGVVLGRLATQVATFLRGKHKPTFTAHLDMGDNVIVLNAAKVKLTGLKREKKVYLRHSGYVGGQKATPMSRLMENRPEDVIMSAVKGMLPKTRLGRAQLKNLRVYAGAEHPHGPQQPKVVEL comes from the coding sequence TTGAAGACCTACAGCATGAAACTGGACGAGATCGCCAAGGACTGGCTCGTGATCGACGCCGACGGCGTCGTGCTCGGGCGGCTCGCGACCCAGGTGGCGACCTTCCTGCGCGGCAAGCACAAGCCCACGTTCACGGCCCACCTCGACATGGGGGACAACGTGATCGTGCTGAACGCCGCCAAGGTCAAGCTGACCGGCCTGAAGCGCGAGAAGAAGGTCTATCTGCGCCACTCCGGCTACGTCGGCGGCCAAAAGGCCACCCCCATGAGCCGCCTCATGGAAAATCGGCCCGAGGACGTCATCATGTCCGCGGTGAAGGGCATGCTGCCGAAGACGCGTCTCGGCCGCGCCCAGCTCAAGAACCTGCGCGTGTACGCGGGCGCCGAGCACCCCCACGGTCCCCAGCAGCCCAAAGTGGTCGAGCTGTAG
- the rpsI gene encoding 30S ribosomal protein S9, which produces MEERYYATGRRKTAVARVWLTQGSGQIRINNREVQEYFGEAVREQALMPLISLGVEGEFDVWCTVKGGGTSGQAGALRHGLARALVVANEDYRKPLRKRGYLTRDSRMVERKKYGQPGARKRFQFSKR; this is translated from the coding sequence TTGGAAGAAAGGTACTACGCCACGGGCCGACGCAAGACCGCCGTGGCCAGGGTCTGGCTGACCCAGGGGTCGGGCCAGATCAGGATCAACAACCGCGAGGTCCAGGAGTACTTCGGTGAGGCCGTGCGCGAGCAGGCCCTCATGCCCCTGATCAGCCTCGGCGTCGAAGGCGAATTCGACGTCTGGTGCACGGTCAAGGGCGGCGGCACCTCCGGTCAGGCGGGCGCCCTGCGCCACGGCCTGGCCCGGGCCCTGGTCGTCGCCAACGAGGACTACCGCAAGCCCCTGCGCAAGCGGGGCTACCTGACCCGTGACTCCCGCATGGTCGAGCGCAAGAAGTACGGCCAGCCGGGCGCGCGCAAGCGGTTCCAGTTCTCCAAGCGCTAG
- the tsf gene encoding translation elongation factor Ts, whose product MEITAKMVKELRETSGAGMMDCKKALSECGGDMDKAMDYLRTKGIASAAKKEGRATSQGLVGSYIHMGGKVGVLVEVACETDFVARTDDFQEFVKNVAMHIAAASPIAVTRDEVDSSLIEKEREIYRDQMKEQNKPAEIIDKIVEGKVDKYYSEICLMEQKYVKDPDLTVEDYLKSIIGSLGENMQIKRFARYQIGG is encoded by the coding sequence ATGGAAATCACCGCGAAAATGGTCAAGGAGCTGCGTGAGACCAGCGGCGCCGGCATGATGGACTGCAAGAAGGCGCTCTCCGAGTGCGGCGGCGACATGGACAAGGCCATGGACTACCTCCGCACCAAGGGCATCGCCTCGGCTGCGAAGAAGGAGGGCCGGGCCACCAGCCAGGGCCTGGTCGGCAGCTACATCCACATGGGCGGCAAGGTCGGCGTGCTCGTCGAGGTCGCCTGCGAGACCGACTTCGTGGCCCGCACCGACGACTTCCAGGAGTTCGTCAAGAACGTGGCCATGCACATCGCCGCCGCCAGCCCCATCGCGGTCACCCGCGACGAGGTCGATTCCTCCCTCATCGAGAAGGAGCGGGAGATCTACCGCGACCAGATGAAGGAGCAGAACAAGCCCGCCGAGATCATCGACAAGATTGTTGAAGGCAAGGTGGACAAGTATTACAGTGAGATCTGCCTCATGGAGCAGAAGTACGTGAAGGACCCGGACCTGACGGTGGAGGACTACCTCAAGTCCATCATCGGTTCCCTCGGCGAAAACATGCAGATCAAGCGGTTCGCCCGCTACCAGATCGGCGGTTGA
- a CDS encoding UMP kinase, whose amino-acid sequence MKFTRILLKLSGEALMSDGEQYCHEKLSGLAQAIARVTQMGVQVGVVVGAGNIFRARSANLQIVDRVTADNVGMLATIMNAAILRDYLRGEGLRSRVLSPREQRPLTKSFARDEALELMNRGHVLIFAGGTGNPYFTTDSAAALRALEISADALLKGTQVDGVYDKDPHAHADAVRYDELDYSRVIDERLGVMDLTAVTLCAEQGLPMFVFDISDPESLVRVIAGEQPGTWIKKES is encoded by the coding sequence GTGAAGTTCACGCGCATCCTCCTGAAGCTCAGCGGCGAAGCGCTGATGTCCGACGGCGAGCAGTACTGCCACGAGAAGCTCAGCGGCCTGGCCCAGGCCATCGCCCGGGTCACCCAGATGGGCGTCCAGGTGGGGGTCGTGGTCGGGGCCGGGAACATCTTCCGGGCGCGGTCCGCCAACCTGCAGATCGTCGACCGCGTCACGGCCGACAACGTGGGCATGCTCGCCACGATCATGAACGCGGCCATCCTGCGCGACTACCTGCGCGGCGAGGGTCTGCGTTCGCGGGTGCTCAGCCCGCGCGAGCAGCGCCCCCTGACCAAGAGCTTCGCCCGCGACGAGGCCCTCGAGCTCATGAACCGGGGGCACGTGCTCATCTTCGCCGGCGGCACCGGCAACCCGTACTTCACCACCGATTCGGCGGCTGCCCTGCGGGCGCTCGAGATCAGCGCCGACGCGCTGCTCAAGGGCACCCAGGTCGACGGCGTCTACGACAAGGATCCCCACGCCCATGCCGACGCCGTCCGCTACGACGAACTCGACTACAGTCGGGTCATCGACGAGCGCCTCGGGGTCATGGACCTGACCGCGGTGACCCTCTGCGCGGAGCAGGGGTTGCCCATGTTCGTGTTCGACATTTCCGATCCCGAGAGCCTGGTGCGCGTCATCGCGGGTGAGCAGCCCGGAACCTGGATCAAGAAGGAGTCGTAG
- the frr gene encoding ribosome recycling factor: MSAEVMETTEMSMAETVDTVKHRLGKIRTGKATPAILDGVKVEYYGAPTPLNQLATVTVPEPRLLTVKPFDRSAIGLIEKAIQGANLGLNPSSDGMMIRIQVPELTEERRRDLGKQAREFGEEGKIAVRKVRQEANDALKKEQKDGDITEDDLHREKEEVQKLTDRYCAEVDTIVEAKHREIMEL, translated from the coding sequence ATGAGCGCCGAAGTGATGGAAACCACCGAGATGTCCATGGCCGAGACCGTCGACACGGTCAAGCACCGCCTGGGCAAGATCCGCACCGGCAAGGCCACGCCGGCGATCCTGGACGGCGTGAAGGTCGAATACTACGGAGCCCCGACGCCCCTGAATCAGCTCGCCACCGTGACGGTGCCCGAGCCGCGCCTGCTGACGGTCAAGCCCTTCGACCGCTCGGCCATCGGCCTGATCGAGAAGGCGATCCAGGGGGCGAACCTGGGCTTGAATCCGTCCAGCGACGGCATGATGATCCGCATCCAGGTGCCCGAGCTGACCGAGGAGCGCCGCCGCGACCTGGGCAAGCAGGCCCGCGAGTTCGGCGAGGAGGGCAAGATCGCCGTCCGCAAGGTGCGCCAGGAGGCGAACGACGCCCTGAAGAAGGAACAGAAGGACGGCGACATCACCGAGGACGACCTGCACCGCGAGAAGGAAGAGGTGCAGAAGCTGACCGACAGGTACTGCGCCGAGGTCGACACGATCGTGGAGGCCAAGCACCGCGAGATCATGGAGCTCTAG
- a CDS encoding isoprenyl transferase codes for MATHDLDILTGLGDDALLAAVRDAGNVPRHVAVIMDGNGRWARKRFLPRVAGHRAGRHAVKRCVDMCGRLGVEVLTLYTFSQENFNRPEAEVKALWHFLQETLGAERDELARQNVRLRASGDLEQLPARARAALQEAVDALAVNTGLVLNLALAYGGRQEIVRAAREAARRVAAGELRPEDIDEDVIAAGLHTAGLPDPDLVIRTSGEARLSNFLPWQSAYSELLITPVLWPDFGGRDLLLAVADYQNRERRFGALPEAAPTAPSADGGSLLDPARWKRLLKVNP; via the coding sequence ATGGCGACCCACGACCTGGACATCCTGACCGGACTCGGCGACGACGCCCTGCTGGCGGCGGTGCGCGACGCGGGCAATGTGCCCCGGCACGTGGCCGTGATCATGGACGGCAACGGGCGCTGGGCCCGCAAGCGCTTCCTGCCCCGGGTCGCCGGCCACCGCGCGGGGCGTCACGCGGTCAAGCGCTGCGTCGACATGTGCGGTCGCCTCGGGGTCGAGGTCCTCACCCTGTACACCTTCAGCCAGGAGAACTTCAACCGGCCCGAGGCCGAGGTGAAGGCGCTCTGGCATTTCCTGCAGGAGACCCTCGGCGCCGAGCGCGACGAACTGGCCCGCCAGAACGTCCGCCTGCGCGCCAGCGGCGACCTCGAGCAGCTGCCGGCGCGGGCGCGGGCCGCCCTGCAGGAAGCCGTCGACGCCCTGGCCGTCAACACCGGGCTGGTCCTGAACCTGGCCCTGGCCTACGGCGGCCGGCAGGAGATCGTGCGGGCCGCCCGGGAGGCCGCGCGCCGCGTGGCCGCCGGCGAACTGCGCCCCGAGGACATCGACGAGGACGTCATCGCCGCCGGGCTGCACACGGCGGGCCTGCCCGATCCGGACCTCGTCATCCGCACCAGCGGCGAGGCCCGGCTCAGCAACTTCCTGCCGTGGCAGTCGGCCTACTCGGAGCTGCTGATCACGCCGGTCCTCTGGCCCGACTTCGGCGGCCGCGACCTGCTGCTGGCCGTGGCCGACTACCAGAACCGCGAGCGCCGGTTCGGGGCCCTGCCCGAGGCCGCCCCGACCGCCCCGTCGGCCGATGGCGGCTCGCTCCTGGATCCGGCCCGCTGGAAGCGCCTGCTGAAGGTCAACCCGTGA
- a CDS encoding phosphatidate cytidylyltransferase → MTDGSRQAESATGPAPSTGHRFLRAGILPRVAVTLVGVPCLYLITRRGGLFFLLLADLIILLGLREFYILMKAKGYRPFEVLGYFCAMALSWYAWQRGVVIPLILTGSLLLIMGREIFRRDMSQSLAHMAITVFGIMYVGWLGSHLVMLRELPASVGMDDAMGARLVFFAALVTWATDTGAYLCGVALGRHKLIPRISPNKTVEGAVGGLVAAGLVGWLCARGVTPFLTPVAATTVGVFAGLMAQVGDLVESLIKRDAGIKDSAELIPGHGGVLDRFDSLLFTVPVLYYYFRFFIV, encoded by the coding sequence GTGACCGACGGCAGCCGGCAGGCCGAATCCGCCACCGGACCCGCTCCCTCCACCGGACACCGCTTCCTGCGCGCGGGGATCCTGCCCCGCGTGGCCGTGACCCTGGTGGGCGTGCCCTGCCTGTACCTGATCACCCGCCGCGGCGGGCTGTTCTTCCTCCTGCTGGCCGACCTGATCATCCTGCTCGGGCTGCGCGAGTTCTACATCCTCATGAAGGCCAAGGGCTACCGCCCGTTCGAGGTGCTGGGCTACTTCTGCGCCATGGCCCTCAGCTGGTACGCCTGGCAGCGGGGAGTCGTGATCCCGCTCATCCTGACCGGCAGCCTGCTGCTGATCATGGGCCGCGAGATCTTCCGCCGCGACATGAGCCAGAGCCTGGCCCACATGGCGATCACGGTGTTCGGGATCATGTACGTGGGCTGGCTCGGCAGCCATCTCGTGATGCTGCGCGAACTGCCCGCCTCGGTCGGCATGGACGACGCCATGGGGGCCCGCCTGGTGTTCTTCGCCGCCCTGGTGACCTGGGCCACCGACACCGGTGCCTATCTCTGCGGCGTGGCCCTCGGCCGGCACAAGCTGATCCCGCGCATCAGCCCCAACAAGACCGTCGAGGGAGCCGTGGGCGGGCTGGTGGCGGCCGGCCTCGTGGGCTGGCTCTGCGCGCGGGGCGTGACCCCGTTCCTGACGCCGGTGGCGGCGACCACCGTCGGCGTCTTCGCCGGCCTCATGGCCCAGGTGGGCGACCTCGTCGAGTCGCTCATCAAGCGCGACGCCGGCATCAAGGATTCGGCCGAGCTCATCCCCGGCCACGGGGGCGTGCTCGACCGCTTCGATTCGCTGCTCTTCACCGTGCCGGTGCTGTACTACTACTTCCGGTTCTTCATCGTCTGA
- the dxr gene encoding 1-deoxy-D-xylulose-5-phosphate reductoisomerase, which produces MQTWPTPLRLVVAGATGSIGEQTLDLVARHPERLQVAGLACRGRVAELSRAVVALRTLQPDAPAPLVAVTDPDAHARAAADPVLAPLLLPAGPDAVAGLVAAAEDAHCLVNGLVGAAGLGPTLAAARRGLRIALANKESLVVGGELVARAVREGGAEVLPVDSEHSAIAQCLSGRREDEIARLILTASGGPFRETPAAELAQVGLERVLDHPTWNMGPKITVDSATLMNKGLEVIEAHHLFGLDYDRIDVVVHPGSIVHSLVEFVDGALLAQLGTPDMRVPLQYAVSGEKHWPLATGKLDLVQTGTLRFEAPDRERFPCLRLAEAAGRAGGAAPIVLNAANEIAVAALLAGRIRYADIPHVIENCLTALPDAAVPDLAAALAIDGKARREADGQVDRIAAAG; this is translated from the coding sequence CTGCAGACGTGGCCGACGCCCCTGCGCCTGGTCGTGGCGGGCGCCACCGGCTCCATCGGCGAACAGACCCTCGACCTCGTGGCGCGTCATCCGGAGCGCCTGCAGGTGGCCGGCCTGGCCTGCCGCGGACGCGTGGCGGAGCTTTCCCGGGCGGTGGTCGCCCTGCGCACCCTGCAGCCCGACGCGCCGGCGCCCCTGGTGGCCGTGACCGATCCGGACGCGCACGCCCGGGCGGCGGCCGACCCGGTGCTGGCGCCGCTGCTGCTGCCGGCCGGGCCCGACGCGGTGGCCGGCCTCGTGGCCGCGGCCGAGGACGCCCACTGCCTCGTGAACGGCCTGGTGGGCGCGGCGGGCCTGGGGCCCACCCTGGCGGCCGCCCGCCGCGGACTGCGCATCGCCCTGGCCAACAAGGAATCCCTCGTGGTGGGGGGCGAGCTGGTGGCCCGGGCCGTGCGGGAGGGGGGTGCCGAGGTCCTGCCCGTCGACTCGGAACATTCGGCCATCGCCCAGTGTTTGAGCGGGCGCCGCGAGGACGAGATCGCGCGCCTGATCCTGACCGCCTCGGGCGGCCCCTTCCGCGAGACCCCCGCCGCGGAACTGGCGCAGGTGGGCCTGGAGCGGGTCCTGGACCACCCCACCTGGAACATGGGGCCCAAGATCACGGTCGATTCGGCCACCCTGATGAACAAGGGTCTGGAGGTCATCGAAGCCCATCACCTCTTCGGCCTGGACTACGACCGCATCGACGTGGTGGTGCATCCGGGCTCCATCGTGCACAGCCTGGTCGAGTTCGTGGACGGGGCCCTGCTGGCCCAGCTCGGGACGCCCGACATGCGGGTCCCCCTGCAGTACGCCGTCAGCGGCGAAAAGCATTGGCCGTTGGCCACGGGAAAGCTAGATTTGGTGCAGACCGGAACGCTCCGGTTTGAGGCGCCGGACCGGGAACGGTTCCCCTGCCTGCGCCTGGCCGAGGCGGCCGGGCGGGCCGGGGGCGCGGCGCCCATCGTGCTCAATGCGGCCAACGAGATCGCGGTGGCCGCGCTGCTGGCCGGACGGATCCGGTACGCGGACATCCCGCACGTCATCGAGAATTGCCTGACGGCCCTGCCCGACGCCGCGGTCCCGGACCTGGCGGCCGCGCTGGCCATCGACGGAAAGGCCCGCAGGGAGGCGGACGGTCAGGTCGACCGCATCGCCGCCGCGGGATAG
- the rseP gene encoding RIP metalloprotease RseP, translating into MPSNLLITIFAFVLTLGLVVIVHELGHFLFCKLFGVYVKTFSIGIGPKLVRQRWGETEYVLSAIPFGGYVKMAGEGLMEEIQDTGTWEERKYPMGTEQGNAEAAGMDDHIPPERHFHTRPAWQRFLVFVAGPLFNLVLAFVIYTLLILGNGLQTIPFTRLGEVTAGSPAAEAGLQVGDRLLMVDGQPVEIWSEVINGLVPEANVAAGQTPPVRVVYERDGMQGETTVAPRFDPERNVWDLGLSPWNTTVGLVQKGGPAADLGLRQGDVILRVAGQAVTSFGAIADRINDRPDEEVLVEWERGGQPMSGTVVPELTEIAPGEFKGRIFLEPFFGYQKVGLGEAMSLGYERTMGTIRITAGVLQNFVRRELGLDAVGGPLRIGQAAGEMLRWSFSHLMYFVAFFSINLFLLNLMPIPVLDGGHVLFLFIEVLRGGRPVPERLQAIATQVGLIILLLFMTFVVVLDVWKVTGH; encoded by the coding sequence TTGCCGAGCAATCTGCTGATCACCATCTTCGCCTTCGTGCTCACCCTGGGCCTCGTGGTCATCGTCCACGAACTGGGGCACTTCCTCTTCTGCAAGCTCTTCGGCGTCTACGTCAAGACCTTCTCCATCGGCATCGGGCCGAAGCTCGTGCGCCAGCGCTGGGGCGAGACCGAGTACGTGCTCTCGGCGATCCCCTTCGGCGGCTACGTCAAGATGGCCGGCGAGGGGCTCATGGAGGAGATCCAGGACACCGGCACCTGGGAGGAGCGCAAGTACCCCATGGGCACCGAGCAGGGCAACGCCGAGGCCGCGGGCATGGACGACCACATCCCGCCCGAGCGCCACTTCCACACCCGCCCCGCCTGGCAGCGCTTCCTGGTCTTCGTGGCCGGGCCCCTGTTCAACCTGGTGCTGGCCTTCGTCATCTACACGCTGCTGATCCTGGGCAACGGCCTGCAGACGATCCCCTTCACGCGCCTGGGCGAGGTCACGGCGGGTTCGCCGGCGGCCGAGGCGGGGCTGCAGGTCGGCGATCGCCTGCTGATGGTGGACGGCCAGCCGGTGGAGATCTGGTCCGAGGTGATCAACGGCCTGGTGCCCGAGGCGAACGTGGCCGCCGGGCAGACGCCGCCGGTGCGGGTCGTGTACGAGCGCGACGGCATGCAGGGCGAGACCACGGTGGCGCCCCGCTTCGACCCCGAGCGAAACGTCTGGGACCTCGGCCTCAGCCCCTGGAACACGACCGTCGGCCTGGTGCAGAAGGGCGGCCCGGCGGCCGACCTGGGCCTGCGCCAGGGCGATGTCATCCTGCGCGTGGCCGGGCAGGCGGTGACCTCGTTCGGGGCCATCGCCGACCGGATCAACGACCGTCCCGACGAGGAGGTCCTCGTCGAGTGGGAACGCGGCGGCCAGCCCATGAGCGGCACCGTCGTGCCCGAGCTGACGGAGATCGCGCCCGGCGAGTTCAAGGGGCGCATCTTCCTCGAGCCCTTCTTCGGCTACCAGAAGGTCGGGCTGGGCGAGGCCATGTCCCTGGGCTACGAGCGCACCATGGGCACCATCCGCATCACCGCGGGCGTGCTGCAGAACTTCGTCAGGCGCGAGCTGGGCCTCGACGCGGTGGGCGGGCCGCTGCGCATCGGCCAGGCCGCCGGCGAGATGCTGCGCTGGAGCTTCTCGCACCTGATGTACTTCGTCGCCTTCTTCAGCATCAACCTGTTCCTGCTCAACCTGATGCCCATCCCGGTGCTGGACGGGGGGCACGTCCTGTTCCTCTTCATCGAGGTGCTGCGGGGCGGCCGGCCGGTGCCGGAACGGCTGCAGGCGATCGCGACCCAGGTCGGCCTGATCATCCTGCTGCTGTTCATGACCTTCGTGGTCGTGCTGGACGTGTGGAAGGTGACCGGCCACTAG
- a CDS encoding BamA/TamA family outer membrane protein produces MQKQRRAAESTQDGAAPRRRRGPAAGSGRVPTAGPALAVVVACACAIALAVLPARSARADEELDYGLETHRLGGIVINGNETFSTGELKNLLRIQEASWTRPLHIPRYQPHLVDTQVRLLETFYRNRGFHQVSARLDSISPVPDEGDYLHITIVEGPRTFIRSVRFEGNEPVPEAKLRGVMRRLEGSPAPADRNAYGGDIYALLSLYRDETFLGATIVPEVTIEPYEDESAFAADVLYHITPGLSRSVGDVVLTGNAFTHDNVITRDLQFAPGDPLHWNHVEESRRLLLNSTLFRDVVIVPVRSDSVTGVTDLEVQVIERKPAFYELGVGVGSLERVRVLAAWGHHNLWGTARRFEVRGRGSWNLEDVIDYSPSFDQGQINYRADVRYVNPRLRDSRYSFDVELYMKRETRGESGLNMFAYGTNIGTSWQASRRVRNRVYFGYKVTDPEVHPLAPQDLKDRFAEIDPGSDHVRSLNWALFIDHRDDIFRPTTGMYTVGTLQMAGGPLAGDYSFFKWTASWHNYERVAFGGVLAMRLKVGGTRPYGSSLDRGPDGVPYDDRFFAGGSSTVRGYDQNSLGPQVSDQDELDDLNFSSDVLLPDNPARGGNYLLLTNLEWRFPLPVLRKWKLASVFFFEGGNVWEQIADVRMRGFRLTSEPGDPTDPASTKVWDYRWSYGTGVRLDTPVGPVRVDLGIPLKRVNYVSDTRNYQDPKMVWHFSLGYPF; encoded by the coding sequence GTGCAGAAGCAGCGACGGGCAGCGGAATCGACCCAGGACGGCGCGGCGCCCCGGCGCCGACGCGGTCCCGCGGCCGGTTCTGGTCGCGTGCCGACGGCCGGACCCGCCCTCGCCGTCGTGGTGGCCTGCGCCTGCGCGATCGCCCTGGCCGTGCTCCCGGCGCGGTCCGCCCGCGCCGACGAGGAGCTCGACTACGGCCTCGAGACCCACCGTCTCGGGGGCATCGTGATCAACGGCAACGAGACCTTCTCCACCGGCGAGCTGAAGAACCTGCTGCGCATCCAGGAGGCGAGCTGGACGCGGCCGCTGCACATCCCGCGCTACCAGCCCCATCTCGTCGACACCCAGGTGCGCCTGCTGGAGACCTTCTACCGCAACCGCGGCTTCCACCAGGTGAGCGCCCGCCTCGATTCCATTTCGCCGGTGCCGGACGAGGGCGACTACCTGCACATCACCATCGTCGAGGGGCCGCGCACGTTCATCCGCAGCGTGCGTTTCGAGGGCAACGAGCCCGTGCCCGAGGCCAAGCTGCGCGGCGTCATGCGGCGGCTCGAGGGCTCGCCCGCCCCGGCCGACCGCAACGCCTACGGCGGCGACATCTATGCCCTGCTCTCCCTCTACCGCGACGAGACCTTCCTCGGGGCGACCATCGTGCCCGAGGTGACCATCGAGCCGTACGAGGACGAGTCGGCCTTCGCCGCCGACGTGCTGTACCACATCACGCCGGGCCTGTCGCGCTCGGTGGGGGACGTCGTGCTGACGGGCAACGCCTTCACCCACGACAACGTGATCACCCGCGACCTGCAGTTCGCCCCGGGCGATCCGCTGCATTGGAACCACGTCGAGGAGTCGCGCCGCCTGCTGCTGAATTCGACCCTGTTCCGCGACGTGGTCATCGTGCCGGTGCGCAGCGACTCGGTCACGGGCGTCACCGATCTCGAGGTGCAGGTCATCGAGCGCAAGCCGGCCTTCTACGAGCTGGGCGTGGGGGTGGGAAGCCTGGAGCGCGTGCGCGTGCTCGCCGCCTGGGGCCACCACAACCTGTGGGGCACGGCCCGACGTTTCGAGGTGCGCGGCCGCGGCTCCTGGAACCTCGAGGACGTCATCGACTACTCGCCCAGCTTCGACCAGGGCCAGATCAACTACCGCGCCGACGTGCGCTATGTGAACCCGCGCCTGCGCGACAGCCGCTACAGCTTCGACGTCGAGCTCTACATGAAGCGGGAGACGCGCGGCGAGTCGGGCCTGAACATGTTCGCCTACGGTACGAACATCGGCACCTCGTGGCAGGCCAGCCGGCGCGTCCGCAACCGGGTCTACTTCGGCTACAAGGTGACCGACCCCGAGGTGCACCCGCTGGCGCCCCAGGACCTGAAGGACCGCTTCGCCGAGATCGATCCCGGCTCGGACCATGTGCGCTCGCTGAACTGGGCGCTCTTCATCGATCATCGGGACGACATCTTCCGGCCCACGACCGGCATGTACACCGTGGGCACCCTGCAGATGGCGGGCGGGCCCCTGGCCGGCGACTACAGCTTCTTCAAGTGGACCGCCTCGTGGCACAACTACGAGCGGGTGGCCTTCGGCGGCGTGCTCGCCATGCGGCTGAAGGTCGGCGGCACGCGTCCCTACGGCAGCTCGCTGGACCGGGGGCCGGACGGCGTGCCCTACGACGACCGCTTCTTCGCGGGCGGCTCGAGCACCGTCCGCGGCTACGACCAGAACTCCCTCGGGCCGCAGGTCAGCGACCAGGACGAGCTCGACGACCTGAACTTCTCGTCGGACGTGCTGCTGCCCGACAATCCGGCCCGCGGCGGCAACTACCTGCTGCTGACCAACCTCGAGTGGCGGTTCCCGCTGCCGGTGCTGCGGAAGTGGAAGCTGGCCAGCGTGTTCTTCTTCGAGGGCGGCAACGTCTGGGAGCAGATCGCCGACGTGCGCATGCGGGGCTTCCGCCTGACGAGCGAGCCGGGCGACCCCACCGATCCGGCCTCGACCAAGGTGTGGGACTACCGCTGGAGCTACGGCACGGGCGTGCGCCTGGACACGCCGGTCGGCCCGGTGCGGGTCGACCTCGGCATCCCGCTCAAGCGGGTGAACTACGTGAGCGACACGCGCAACTACCAGGACCCGAAGATGGTCTGGCACTTCTCCCTGGGGTATCCGTTTTGA